One segment of Paraburkholderia caribensis DNA contains the following:
- the betC gene encoding choline-sulfatase, translating to MSLNTKQNIVILMADQMTPFALRAYGNQVSLTPRIDALAKDGVVFDSAYCASPLCAPSRFSMMAGKLPAAIGAYDNAAELPAQTLTFAHYLRASGYRTILSGKMHFCGPDQLHGFEERLTTDIYPADFGWVPDWEHPDVRPSWYHNMSSVLDAGPCVRTNQLDFDDEVTYTTRQKLYDIVRERAAGGDARPFCLVASLTHPHDPYAIPQQYWDLYRDEEIDMPRMTLTREQSDPHSKRLRDVYEADITPPTEQQIRDARHAYYGALSYVDAQFGAILDTLKATGLAEDTIVIVTSDHGEMLGERGLWYKMTCFEGGVRVPLIVHAPKHYRAHRVAASVSHVDLLPTLVEMATGTPRAEWPDAVDGRSLIPHLHNDGGHDEALVEYFAEGAIAPMMMIRRGKYKFIHTPVDPDQLYDLANDPGERINLVQDPKHAALVDAFRKEIAQRWNIPALHQAVVASQRRRRFHFEATTQGTIRSWDWQPFTDASQRYMRNHIELDTLEAMARYPRVAGGQ from the coding sequence ATGAGCCTTAATACAAAGCAGAATATCGTTATCTTGATGGCCGACCAGATGACGCCGTTCGCGCTGCGCGCCTATGGCAATCAGGTCTCGCTGACGCCGCGCATCGACGCGCTGGCGAAAGACGGCGTCGTATTCGATTCAGCGTACTGCGCGAGCCCGCTGTGCGCTCCCTCGCGCTTTTCGATGATGGCGGGCAAATTGCCGGCCGCAATCGGTGCTTACGATAACGCCGCCGAATTGCCCGCGCAAACCCTGACGTTCGCACACTATCTGCGCGCGTCGGGCTATCGGACGATCCTCTCGGGCAAGATGCATTTCTGCGGCCCTGACCAGTTGCACGGCTTCGAGGAACGCCTGACCACCGACATCTATCCCGCCGATTTCGGGTGGGTGCCGGACTGGGAACACCCGGACGTGCGGCCCAGCTGGTATCACAACATGAGTTCGGTGCTGGACGCTGGCCCATGCGTGCGCACGAACCAGCTCGATTTCGACGACGAAGTGACCTACACGACGCGCCAGAAGCTATACGACATCGTGCGCGAGCGTGCGGCGGGCGGCGACGCGCGGCCGTTTTGCCTTGTCGCGTCGCTCACGCATCCGCATGATCCTTACGCCATTCCGCAGCAATACTGGGATCTGTACCGCGATGAAGAGATCGACATGCCGCGTATGACTTTGACGCGCGAACAGAGCGATCCGCATTCGAAACGTCTGCGCGATGTCTATGAAGCGGATATCACGCCGCCGACCGAACAGCAGATCCGCGACGCCCGACACGCATACTATGGCGCGCTTTCGTACGTCGACGCGCAATTCGGCGCGATTCTCGACACGCTGAAAGCAACCGGTCTCGCCGAAGACACCATTGTCATCGTCACATCGGATCACGGCGAAATGCTGGGTGAACGCGGCCTCTGGTACAAGATGACTTGCTTTGAAGGCGGTGTGCGTGTGCCGCTGATCGTGCATGCGCCAAAGCATTATCGCGCGCATCGCGTGGCTGCATCCGTCTCGCACGTCGATCTTCTACCGACTTTGGTCGAAATGGCAACGGGTACGCCGCGCGCAGAATGGCCCGACGCCGTGGATGGACGGAGCCTTATCCCGCATCTGCACAACGACGGCGGGCACGACGAAGCGCTTGTCGAGTACTTTGCTGAAGGCGCAATTGCTCCGATGATGATGATCCGGCGCGGCAAGTACAAGTTCATTCATACGCCTGTCGATCCCGATCAGCTTTACGATCTTGCGAACGATCCGGGCGAGCGCATCAATCTCGTGCAAGATCCGAAGCATGCCGCGCTCGTCGACGCGTTTCGCAAGGAGATCGCGCAGCGTTGGAATATTCCCGCACTGCATCAAGCGGTGGTCGCGAGCCAGCGCCGCCGGCGCTTTCATTTCGAAGCGACGACGCAAGGCACGATCCGCTCATGGGACTGGCAGCCTTTCACCGACGCCAGCCAGCGCTATATGCGCAATCACATCGAACTCGATACGCTCGAAGCGATGGCGCGTTATCCGCGCGTCGCCGGCGGCCAATGA